The genomic stretch GTAGATTTGAATCGAATATAATGAAAGTTGTGCGCCAGGAAAATTCTGGTGCCAGTTCTGCTAGAAATAATGCATTGCGTATAGCTCAAGGGGATTACATACAATGGATTGATTCGGATGATATATTGTTTTACGATAAAATATCAAAACAGATGGATGTTGCGAAAGCAATGAATAATAATAAAATATTATACTCATCATCTTTTGGTTCATTTTATTATCGAACAAATAATGCAAAATTTATATCAACATCTATATGGAGTGATCAAAAACCAGTAGATTGGATTATAAGAAAATTTACCGAAAATGTTTGGATGTTTCCTGCCGCATGGTTAATTCCGCGTGAATTAATTACAGATGCGGGGATTTGGGATACAAGATTGTCTTTAGACGATGATGGTGAATATGCTTGTAGATTAGTCTCTTGTAGCAATATTGTTAAATTTGTTTCAGCATCAAAATGTTTTTATCGAATCGGTAATTTTGGAAGCCTGAGTCAGCAACGATCGAAAAAAGCCTTAGATTCATTGGCGTTATCTACTGAATTGTCCGTAGAGACATTATTAAAACTTGAAGACTCTCCAAGAACTCGCGAGGCATGTTCCAAGCTTGTTATGAGGAGATTTAAAAATGTATTTTGCCCGGATCGCATCGACATCTTTTACAGGTTGATGAAATTTGCTAGTAGAAAAAATATATTTTTGGAGGAAGAAGAAATAAGAAAATATATGGAAAAAAAATCATTTTTTTCAAAAAATATTAAATCGTTAAAAATATTAAATAAAAAAATAAGTGTAGGCTTTTATCGAAATATGGATAAACTATTGTATGATTTGAAGAAACAACAAAATACCTGAATCCAGATTATAAAATTTATATTATACGATCGCAACCGGAGGTATAATATATTATGATTGGTTTACAAGTTAATTATAAAAATAATATATTTGTTTATATACGAGGAGGCACATGGACTTAAGTATAAATAGGACTGTAGCCTATGATTGCAAATATTATGTTGGTGATCGGCCATGCATTTGGCATAAGAGAAATAAGGTCTTATGTACATGTCAACATTACGATCCCCTAAAAGGAAACCTGCTAATCATCAAGTTGGATGCAATGGGGGATGTACTGAGGACATCCTGTCTGTTGCCGGTCATCAGCAAGGTATGGCCTGGTATGAGAGTGACTTGGATCACTCGGGCGGAGTCGATTCAACTCTTGGCGAACAATCCATATATCACTGAAATATTGCCATACGGGACGGATGCCTTGGTGCATTTGGCCGCCAGGACTTTTGATAAAGTGATAAATCTCGACGCAGGTAGAATCTCTGCCGCGCTTGCATCCATGGCGAATGCAAAAGAAAAAATTGGATACATCGTGAGCGATGAAGGTTACGTTATCGGAACGAACCCCGCGGCGGAAGTTTGGTTGAAAATGGGAGTTTTCGATGATCTCAAGAAGGCGAATCAACGCACTTATCAGGAGATCATGTGCTCCATCGCAGGTCTTCCGACGGACGGTATTCGATATGTCTTTGAGCTGACAGAAGAGGAAATCAATAACGGTCGCGACCAACTCCAGAAAATGGGTGTGGATCTCGAGAAGAATATCATCGGGATATTCACTGGAGGGGGAGGGCGATGGGTCCAGAAACAGTGGATAGAGGAGAGATTCATTGATCTTATCTTGAATTTGAAACAGGAACTTGGCCAATCTGCGGTCATACTGTTGATAGGAGGCCCCCAGGAGAAGGAGCAAAACCAAAGAATATCGAGCAGGGTGCAGGGACGTGCAGTGGATGTTGGGTGTGACAATACCGTTCGCCACGTCGCGTCATTAATCCGATCATGTACGGTCCTTCTTTCCGGCGATTCCCTGCCTATGCACGTAGCTCTCTCGATGGGGCGGCGAGTCGTCGTTCTTTTTGGGCCGACGAGCCATTCAGAGATCGAACTTTTCGGGCTCGGAGAAAAAGTGTTCGCGGACCTGGATTGCCTTGTATGCTACAAGCAGGTCTGCGATTGCAAGCCGAACTGCATGGAATTGATCACGGTTGACATGGTGAAGCAGGCGATCCTTCGGCAATTGTCCCTGTCCTAATGAAGGTCTCTCTATTGACGGGTGGTGGAGACAGGCCGTATGCACTCGGGCTTCTCTCTTGTTTGCTATCTAAAGACATTCATGTAGATTTCATCGGAAGCGATGAGCTTTTCGACCGGAATCTCATGAATCACCCGAAAGTCTTTTTCCTTAATCTGCGGGGCGACCAGAGACCGGATGCTTCCCGATGGAATAAAATCATTCGGGTCGCAAAATATTACAGGAAACTTATCGAATATGCTTACAAGACGGATTCCGGTTTGTTTCACATCATTTGGCTGAATAAGTTCATTTATTTCGATCGGGTTGTGATGAATTATTACTACAAGGTTCTAGGAAAAAAAATCGTTCACACGGCCCATAATATCGATCAGCAGGAAAGAGACGGGAAAAGCGACATTCTGAACCGGTTTACATTGAGAATCATGTATAACTTGTTGGATCATATATTTGTCCACACCAAAAAAATGAAGGGACAATTAGTCGAGCAATTCGGGGTGGACGAAAAGAAGATCTCGGTGATTCCTTTCGGCATCAACGACACGATTCCTACCACTCATTTGACGAAAATCCAGGCAAGACAGAAGTTGGAAATAAGGGACGGAGAAAAAGTCCTTCTGTTTTTCGGGAATATCGCACCATATAAGGGATTGGAATATTTAGTGTTGGCCATGCCGATTCTCAAGGAAAAACTTGGTCACATCAAATTGATCATCGCAGGCAGGGTCAAGAATTGTAATTCCTATTGGGAAAAAAATCAGGAAATGATAGTAAAAAACAAATTAGAAGATTGTGTTCTTGCAAGAACGGAATTTATACCGGATGAGGACGTGGAAATATATTTTAAAGCAGCTGATGCTTTGATCCTGCCATATAGGAGTATATATCAAAGCGGGGTACTTTTCCTTTCGTATAATTTCGGCCTTCCCGTTATTGCAACGGATGTTGGATCCTTGCGGGAGGACATTATCGAAGGGGAAACCGGATATTTGTGTCCACCGGAAGATCCGAATAGCTTGGCTTTGAGCATTATTAATTATTATGAAAGCCGTCTGTATAAAGAAATTGAAACAAATAAATATAAAATAAAAAACTTTGCAAAAGAAAAATATTCTTGGAGTAAAATTGGTGATATAACAATTTCAGCTTATAATATGTATGTATAAAATGTTGACTAATAAAAATAATATTTTCAACCATGAAGCCATAAATTTAAAAAAATATAGGATTTGTATGTTTACTGCCAGAAATATTAAGAAAAATGTTTATCGGAGTGGATTATATGAATGTCAAGACGTTCTATGCGAGTTGGATGATGTTGAATTGATCAATCTGGAGCCAGGAATGGCCTATAATCTAAAAGAAAAAATTCAGAAATACATCATTTGGAATGACTTTACAAATATTATTGTCTCAAAAAATATGGCATATCAAGAAGTCAAGCTCAAGAAAGAATATGATCTGTTCATTGCCCATTGCGCAGATATATATGATCTGCTTCAAGTTCCTGCCATTCGCGGATGGAAAAATCATTGCAGAACCAGCATCTGCTGGATTGACGAATTATGGATTAAGAATCTTCCAAAATACAAACATTGGTTATCTGCGTTAAAAAATTTTGATCATATCATATTAGGACTGAACGGTACAGTTGAAGCGATCAGTAACTTATTAGAGCGCCCTTGTTATTGGATTCCCAGCGGAGTCGACGCGATTCGTTTCAGTCCCTTTCCTCATTCTCCAACTCGAGTAATTGATATTTGCAACATCGGCCGTATATGGGAGGGGATTCACCAAGCAATGATAAAACTTGCTGCAGAAAAAAAATTATTTTACGTGTACGACACATTTCATGTAAGCGATACGGAGACAAAAAATTATCGACAACATCGGGAGATGATTGCCAACATGGCGAAGCGAAGCAAATATTTTTTTGTTGCGCCTGCGAAAATGAATTTGTTCAAAGAAACCGATGGTCAAATTGAAGTTGGTTCCAGATATTACGAGGCGTCCGCTGCAGGAGCCGTGATGTTGGGGAATGTTCCGGATTGTGAATCTTTTCGTTCATCCTTCAATTGGCCAGATGCAGTTATTGAAATCAATCCTGATGGTTCTGATGTTTCAGAAGTTATTTTAAGTCTTTCTGCCCAGCCGGAACGTCTTCTGGAAATCAGCCGAAGAAATGCATCAGAAGCGCTTCTGCGCCATGATTGGGTATATCGATGGAGAAGTGTTTTAGATATTGCTGGCCTTAAACCAACTCCGGCAATGGAGATCCGAGAGAATAAATTGAAATTAATAGCTGAACAAATATAAAGTTAAATTCTTGATTTGGCGGATGTACTAATCTAACGGAAAATAAATAAGTAACCATGAAAGGGAAATCAAGATAATGCACCATTTAATTGCCGCAACCAAGGGGACGTTGCGACGCCTTATTGTGGCACAATTGAATTTTATGTTTAAAAAGACAGAAAACTTATTGCAAAAACATTCATTAAATCGGATAAATGAGGTAATCCGACGCAACCAAATGCGTCCAAGTAATGGCACCCGTTGGTTGATTTCAGATGAGGCAGCACTTCTGGAAATGCTGGCTTCCTTAATTGTACCCTCTGATGAAGACACACCTGGTGTAAACGAGATGGACGTATTGGGTTCTTCCGTGACGAAAACTATCGAGACGGTGATTGCAGGTTCGACAGTGAGACAAAATCTCTACACAGAAGGGTTAATCGCATTTGACGAACTTGCAGTTAGTATTTATAAGTCGAAGTTTATTGAATTGCCTGTTTCAAAACAGATGGATCTATTGAAATATTTAGGTATATCCGATAAAAATCCATCAAAATCAAGCACATCTATTGGCAAGCTGATGAAAAGACTTAAGGTTCTCCCCAGAATGCGAGATGGTTCCTATCCGGCAATCGAATTGTTTGAGACACTGGTTCAGGATGTATTATCGGCATTTTATACAAGTGAAGTCAGCTGGATCTGGCTGGGTTACGATGGGCCTCCAATGCCCAATGGATATCCAGAGCTTCTCGTTCCCAGAACTGGAAAGGGAACATCGGGTAGTGGGATATTGCGGGATTTAGCTGCTTCCGGGTATGGTATTCCAGCGCCTTATATTCCAAATAAAAAAGAGATTATCGATGTTGTCGTCGTTGGATCTGGCGCGGGGGGGGGAGTTGTTGCAAAAGAACTCGCAGAAGCGGGTCTTTCGGTGGTGGTTATAGAAGCGGGAAAGCGATTTAATCCATTTACTGACTATCCTACCGACAGAACTGATTTCGAAGTTAGGGCAGCGAATGTGTTCGATCCAGACGACAAACGAAGAGATCTCTACACTTTGACCGGTCCGAATTGGTTCATATACAACCGTGCCAAAGGAGTTGGCGGCTCAACATTAAAGTATGTTGGATGTTCTCCCAGATTTCACGAATCGGATTTTCGTGTCTTCTCTGAAGATGGATTGGCAGAGGATTGGCCCATAAATTATGAAGATCTTGAGCCATTCTATTCGCGGGTCGAGTATGAACTTGGAGTTTCTGGACCAACCGATTTAGAGGCCAATCCGTTTGACCCTCCCCGAAGCAAACCCTTTCCTACTGCAGCGCATCGATTTAACATGTCAAGTTTGGTGATAAAACGCGGGGCAGACAAACTTGGATTGCACATGGTTCGTGAACCCCTTGCATTGCCTTCTACGGACTGGAACGACCGGCCAGCTTGCATCAACGCGGGTACCTGCATACGAGGATGTTCGATAACCGCCAAGTCCAGTATTGACGTTACCTATCTTCGAAAGGCCGAGAAAACGAGGCGGGTGGATATCAGGTCTCAGTGTATGGCACATCGAGTTACGGTTGGGACCGATGGAAAAGCACGAGGCGTCGTTTATTTCGATAAGGAAGGACGGGAACATGAGGTGTCTGCAAGAGCGGTCGTGCTTGCAGGGAACGCAGTCGAAACTCCACGACTGCTTCTTCTGAGCAAATCATCTCTGTTTCCTGCCGGCTTGGCGAACTCAAGTGGTTTGGTCGGGAAATATTTCACCGAACACCTCGCTGTCTTCGCACTTGGGCTCTTTTCAGAGCGGATGGATCCGTGGCGTGGTACCCCTACCGGTGGGATGATCCAAGACTACTATGCGACAAAAAAGGCCAACGCGTTCGCGCGTGGTTGGACGATATACGTCTCTTGTAACGAACAATGGCCCCTTTCGACCGCAAAACAAGTACCAGGTTGGGGAGTCGAGCACAAACGGCGGACGAAACAATTATTTGCTCATCAGGTGGGTTTGGCTTCCGTTGGAGAACAACTTCCAGATATTCGGAACCAGGTGACTTTGGATCCTGTCGTTAAAGATCTGTTTGGATTGCCCGTGCCTCGCTTGTCCATCGAGCTTGGTAAAAACGATCGGGCGATGATTAAAGCAATCAAGGAAAGTTTTGTGGACATCTTGAAGGCCGCGGGCGCGATCGAAATATTGGAAAATGAATTAAGACCTGGTGGTTCATGCCATTATTTAGGTACCTGCAGGATGGGCTCCGATCCTCGCAGATCTGTTGTAAATGCATGGGGCCGAACCCATGATGTCCCCAATCTTTTTATTGCTGATGGAAGCGTGTTCGTGACAGGGGCAGCAGTCAATCCGGCGCTTACAATATCCGCCCTGGCAACACGTATAGCCGAAGGTATGACAATTGCTTTTCAGAGAGGCGAACTCTAAGTGGAGAGGTTAAAGAAAAGGGATCTAAAGCACGGTGATCTGGTTGTAGTGAAAAGTGCCAAGGAAATTCTCAATTCCCTCGACGGGGAGGGTTCCTTAGCGTCGCTTCCTTTTATGCCGGAGATGATCCGGTACTGCGGATGTTGCTTTGTGGTTGACAAACGCGCAGACAAGGTTTGCGACTCAATAAACCTGATTCCTGGTAGCAGAAAAATGAGCAACACGGTGCTCCTGGAGGATTTACGTTGTGATGGGTCCGCTCACGATGGATGTCAGGCGGAATGTCGTCTTTTTTGGAAGGAAACCTGGCTGCGTCGTATCGAATCGAATGCCGTCCCGAATCCAAACCGAAGTACGGGGGATGATTTTAAGGAATTAGAAGAACTCACTACCCGCCATATCTTCGAAACTAAAGAAATAAAGGGGCGGCAGGCGAAAATTTATCGATGCCAGGCTACCGAACTCTGCACGGCGTCCACATTGCTCAGTATATGGGATCCACGCCCATATATAAATGAGGTTACAAATCGGAATGTCCCTATAGGGCGCTTTCTGCGAGTCTTTCCTCGTGCTTTCATGGAAGTGCTTCTGCTAAAGATTCGCCGGATATTCCTATATCGCATTCTCGGGAAATCTGATAAATGGATCCAAGTTGCGGGAACCCGCACTGGAAAAGCAATATATGAACCCCTTGGACTTCAACCCGGGGACTGGGTCCAGGTGAAAACAAGAGAGGAAATTATTGCGATTCTGACTCCCGAGGGTAAGGATAGGGGATTGTCGTTCGACAGGGATATGTTTCATTATTGCGGAAAAATTTATCGTGTCAGGAAAAGGGTGGATCGAGTCATCGACGATCGCAACGGACAGATGGTCGAGTTAAAAAGTGACTGCCTGACTCTTGATGGTGTGGTGTGTACGGGGGATCGCAGCGTTTATAAATATTTCTGTCCCCGTGCCGACTATCCATTCTGGCGAGAGAATTGGCTTCGTCGGATAGATATATCAACACACCCAAAGGGAGATACGAAACGATGGCGAATATTCAATTAGTGGCTAGCAGGAAAGTAACTGCTTCCTTCGTATGGAGGATCTATCAGTGAATTTTTCTAGGTCCATAGAATTAATAAGGAAATGCCATTCGATTATTCCGGGGGGGTGCCATACATACAGCAAAGGGGACGATCAATTTCCAGAGGCGGCCCCAAGCTTTATCGTTCGAGGGAAGGGGTGTCATGTCTGGGACGTCGACGGTAATGAATTCATCGAATACGGCATGGGTCTTCGAGCCGTGACACTCGGACATGCTTATCCTCCGGTGGTGGAGGCCGCAAGGAAGCAGATATTGCTGGGGAGCAATTTCACCAGACCTTCCTTGATCGAATATGAACTTGCGGAAACCGTAGTGGAACTGTTCGAAGGTGCGGAGATGGTTAAATTCGCGAAAAACGGGTCCGATGTGACCACTGCCGCCGTGAAGCTTTCACGCGCCGCCACGGGTAGGGACCTGGTGGCCATATGTGCGGATCACCCGTTTTTTTCGACCGACGACTGGTTCATCGGAACCACAGAACTATCTGCGGGAATCCCCATGGCCATCCGCGACCTGACGCTGACGTTTCGGTACAACGATGCCGACAGCGTGTCCTCCCTGTTCAAGGAGCACCCCGGGCGGATCGCCTGTGTGATCCTCGAACCCGCGACATCGGAAGAACCCGCAGGGGATTATCTCCATGCGGTGCAGCGGCTATGCAGGGAAAACGGAGCGGTCTTTATCCTGGACGAGATGATCACGGGGTTCCGGTGGAACATCGGAGGCGCTCAAAAACATTACGGCGTCGTCCCCGACCTCTCGGCGTTCGGAAAGGGGATGGCGAACGGTTTCTCTGTATCGGCATTGGTGGGGAAAAAGGAATTAATGGAATTGGGGGGGATCCATCATAATCGGGAGCGGGTTTTTCTCCTTTCCACGACCCATGGCGCGGAGACCCATGCGCTTGCCGCCGCTGCCGAGACCATCCGGGTCTACCGGCAGGAGGACGTCGTGGGATGCCTACATGTCCTAGGTGAGAGGCTTCGGAGCGGGATCGGGAAAGCGATCCGGGAAATCGGAATCGGCGATTATTTTCAGGTCATCGGGAGATCCTGCAACCTGGTCTATGTGACGAAGGATCCCGATGGAAACCGCTCCCAGCCTTTTCGTACGCTGTTCCTGCAGGAACTGATCAGGCGGGGGATTATCGCTCCCTCGTTCGTGGTGAGTTTCTCGCATGCCGATTCCGATATTGACAGGACAATCGAAGCCGTCAGCGGAGCATTGAGGGTTTATCGCAGCGCCTTGGAGGAGGGCATAGGGAAATACCTCAAGGGAAGACCGGTCAAGCCCGTCAACCGAAGGTTCAATTGACATGGCATCATCACTCCGTTGAAACGGAAAGGGAACCATGCGCGTAATCGTGACGGGATCGAACGGGTATATCGGCTCGGTGCTCGTCCCTTTGCTGGTGGGGAAGGGTCATGAAGTTCGGGGACTGGATAGTGACCTTTACGGAGCATGTACGTATGGGCCGGCGTTTCCCGAATTCCGATTCACAAAAAAAGACATTCGTGACGTCGATCTCTCCGACTTAAAGGGGTACGACGCGGTTATCCACTTGGCGGCGCTGTCCAACGATCCGCTGAGCGACCTGAATCCCGGTTTGACCTTCGAGATCAACCATGCGGCGTCCGTGAGGCTTGCAACCCTCGCGAAGGAAGCCGGCGTGAGCCGATTCCTTTTTTCCTCCTCCTGCAGCACCTATGGGGCATCCGGGGATGCCATCCTGAACGAAAGCGCTTCCTTCAACCCTGTGACGCCGTATGGGACGACCAAGGTCCTCGTGGAGAAGGATGTCTCAGTGCTTGCCGATCACACGTTCAGTCCCACGTTTCTTCGGAACGCCACCGCATACGGGATCTCCCCGAGGATGCGATTCGACCTCGTGCTCAACAATCTCGTCGCATGGGCCTACGCGTCCGGGATCGTTTATCTGAAAAGCGACGGCACCCCATGGCGTCCATTGGTCCACGTCGAGGACATCGCACGAGCCTTCATCACCATTCTCGAGGCGCCTCGGGAGACGGTCCACAACCAGGCATTCAATGTCGGTAGCAACGAGGAGAACTACCGGATCCTGGATCTGGCGAAGATCGTGGAGAAGACCGTCCAAGGTTGCCGGATAGAGTTTGCCAATGATGCGGGTCCCGACAAGCGGTGCTACAGGGTCGATTTCGGGAAGTTCCGATTCACGTTTCCGAACCATCCGCCGAAATGGAACGCCGGATCGGGGGCTGTTGATATTTACGAGTCCTACAGGAAGTACGGTATACGCCAGGAGGACTTCGAGGGATCGCGCTACAAGCGGATCGATCATATCAAACAATTGATTTCTACCGGACGGTTGGACGAATCTCTCCGCTGGATCGCAAAGCAACCATGAATAGGTCGCACGGCAACGGCGCCAACTGCAGGTTTTGCGGAGTCCCCCTGTCTCATACCTTCGTGGATCTCGGGATGTCCCCGCTGTGCGAAAGCTACCGCAATGCGGACCAGCTGAAACAGATGGAGCCCTTCTATCCGCTTCATGTGTACGTCTGCGGAAACTGCATCCTGGTGCAGCTCGAGGAGTTTGTCTCCCCGGAGAAGATCTTCACGGAGTACGCCTATTATTCCTCCTATTCGGACTCTTGGCTTTCCCATGCACGGTCGTACGTGGAGATGGTGTCGAGCCGGTTCGGGCTATCCGCGAAGAGCAATGTGGTGGAGCTCGCGAGCAACGACGGCTACCTTCTCCAGTATTTCGTCGGGAAGGGGATTCCCGTCCTGGGCGTGGAGCCTGCCGCGAATGTCGCAGCGGCTGCGGTCTCCAAAGGGGTCCCGACCCTTGTGAAATTTTTCGGCGAGCGAACGGCCCGGGATCTCGTATCCCGGGGAACGATAGCGGACCTCATCGTCGGGAATAACGTCCTGGCCCAGGTACCTGACCTGAACGATTTCGTCCGGGGGATGAAGATTCTGCTGAAGCCCGAAGGGGTCATCACGATGGAGTTCCCTCACCTCCTGCGGTTGATCGAAGAGAACCAGTTCGACACGATCTACCACGAGCACTTTTCCTACTTTTCCTTCCGGACGGCAGAGAGGATATTTTCCGCACACGGCCTGGTCCTCTTCGATGTCGAGGAGCTCCCGACCCACGGAGGATCGCTTCGGGTCTACGGTTGCCATGTCGATGACGAGTCGAAGGGGATGTGCGATACGGTCCGTCGGCTCAAGGAGAGAGAGTCCGCAGATGGTCTCGACACCCTTGGGCGATATTCATCCTTCGGCGAGAAAGTGAAGGAGACCAAGAGGAAACTGCTCGAGTTTCTTATCCGGGCAAAGCGGGAAGGGAAGCGGATTGCGGGGTACGGGGCGCCGGGCAAAGGGAACACGCTCCTCAATTACTGCGGCATCCGGACGGATTTCATCGACTTCACGGTGGACAGGAATCCATACAAGCAGGGAAAGTTTCTTCCGGGGACGCATATCCCCATTTATCCCCCGGAAAAGATCCGTCAGGAACGTCCGGACTTCGTGCTGATCATGCCCTGGAATTTCCGGGAGGAGATCATGCGGCAGCTCGAATACATCCGGGAGTGGGGCGGGAAATTCGTGGTCTTCATCCCCGAAGTGACAGTCTTACCTTGATATTCACGGAAACCCCGCTGAAGGGCTCCTACCTCGTTTCTCCGGAAAAGATAACAGATGAGAGAGGATTTTTCGCGCGATCTTGGTGCGAGAAGGAGTTCCGGGATGTGGGCTTGGCTTCTCGAATTGCGCAGTGCAGCATTTCGTACAATCGATTGAAAGGAACCTTGCGAGGGATGCATTACCAGGTCCCGCCCTTCGAAGAGGACAAACTGGTCCGATGCACCCGGGGGGCGATCCACGACGTGATCATCGACCTTCGTCATGATTCAAAATCTTTCGGGAAGCACTTCAGTGTCACGTTGACTTCCGTAAACAGGACCATGCTCTACATCCCCAAGGGATTCGCCCACGGGTTCCTTACCCTCGAGAATGACACGGAGATTTATTATCAGATGTCCGAGTTCTACGCTCCCGATTCCGCCAGGGGAGTCCGGTGGAACGATCCTGCATTTTCGATCGAGTGGCCTGGAAATGTGCTGATACTGTCGGAGAAAGACCGTTCCTATCCGGATTTCGACACGAAGAAGGCCGGCCACTGAATGTATCCTACGGATCCGATAAATGATCCTCTCCTTCGGGATGCAGGCAACTGGATGTACCGATTCATCGAAGAATTATACCCGATCTGTCGAAGCATCACCGGAGAGGGGACCCGTGAAACCTTGCGGCGTATCGCTCTTCAAATCCCCATCGGGATCCACGAGGTGGCTTCGGGCACAAAGGCGTTCGACTGGGCCGTCCCGAAAGAGTGGAATGTCCGGGATGCATATGTGCGAAA from bacterium encodes the following:
- the rfbC gene encoding dTDP-4-dehydrorhamnose 3,5-epimerase gives rise to the protein MIFTETPLKGSYLVSPEKITDERGFFARSWCEKEFRDVGLASRIAQCSISYNRLKGTLRGMHYQVPPFEEDKLVRCTRGAIHDVIIDLRHDSKSFGKHFSVTLTSVNRTMLYIPKGFAHGFLTLENDTEIYYQMSEFYAPDSARGVRWNDPAFSIEWPGNVLILSEKDRSYPDFDTKKAGH
- a CDS encoding class I SAM-dependent methyltransferase, giving the protein MNRSHGNGANCRFCGVPLSHTFVDLGMSPLCESYRNADQLKQMEPFYPLHVYVCGNCILVQLEEFVSPEKIFTEYAYYSSYSDSWLSHARSYVEMVSSRFGLSAKSNVVELASNDGYLLQYFVGKGIPVLGVEPAANVAAAAVSKGVPTLVKFFGERTARDLVSRGTIADLIVGNNVLAQVPDLNDFVRGMKILLKPEGVITMEFPHLLRLIEENQFDTIYHEHFSYFSFRTAERIFSAHGLVLFDVEELPTHGGSLRVYGCHVDDESKGMCDTVRRLKERESADGLDTLGRYSSFGEKVKETKRKLLEFLIRAKREGKRIAGYGAPGKGNTLLNYCGIRTDFIDFTVDRNPYKQGKFLPGTHIPIYPPEKIRQERPDFVLIMPWNFREEIMRQLEYIREWGGKFVVFIPEVTVLP